The following nucleotide sequence is from Microbacterium imperiale.
GACGCAGCCGAACGAGCGACAGCTGTGGGACCCCGAGCTGCTCGTTACCGTCGATGGCGAGCCGCTCGTCGACCCCGACTGGCCCGACGAGATCCTGCTCGACACCTCGACGGCCGAGAAGCGCGACCGCATCCTCGCGCTCGTGGAGCCGTGGATCCGGGGCTGCGCGGCGGCGGGCTTCGACGCCGTCGAGTTCGACAACCTCGACTCGTTCACCCGCTCCGAGGGCCTGCTCGACATCGACGGCAACCTCGCCCTCGCAAGCGCCTTCGTCGCCGTCGCCCACGACGCGGGACTCGCGGCGGGCCAGAAGAACGCCGCGGAGCACGCGCCCCTTCTGCGCGATGAGGCGGGCTTCGACTTCGCCGTCGTCGAGGAGTGCGCGGCGTACAGCGAGTGCGGCGACTACACCGCCGTCTACGGCGATGCGCTGATCGACATCGAGTACACCGACAACCTGCCGCGGGCGTGGTCGGAGATCTGCGACGATCCGGAGACGCCGCGTTCGGTCGTCCTGCGCGACCGCGCGCTCACCGTGGCCGGCGATCCCGAACACGTCGCCGCGCATTGCTGAGGCACATCTTCGTCTGACACATCGTCGCCACGCAAGCCGTTTCGTGCCACTCTGGGCAGCCGGATAAGTTGTCGAGCGACCGAGGGAGATCGATGGTCTTCGAGACGACCGTGCACCGACAGGAGACGCGACGCGAGAACATGCGCCGCGCCCGGTCGGCGACGCGCCGGATGGCGCTGATCCGTCTCGTCATCGTGCTCGCCGCCGCCTCGGGCATCAACTACATCGCCTGGCGCTGGCTGGCTTCCGTCAACTGGGAAGCGTGGTGGATCGCCGTACCGCTCGTGGTCGCCGAGACGTACAGCCTCATCGACTCGCTGATCTTCGCGCTCGGGGCGTGGCGGCTGCGCGAGCGCCATGACGCTCCCCCCATCACCCGTCCGGTCACTGTCGACGTGCTCGTGACAACGTACAACGAGCCGCTCGACCTCGTCATGCGCACCGCCCGGGCGGCTCTCGAGATCCGGTACCCGCACCAGACCTGGATCCTCGACGACGGCGACCGCCCCGAGCTCCGGGCCCTCGCCGAGGCCGAGGGCATCGGCGTCATCACCCGCTCGCAGGCCTGGCGCGACCGGCCGCGGCACGCCAAGGCCGGCAACCTCAACAACGCCCTCATGGTCACCGAGGGCGAGTTCCTGCTCATCCTCGACGCCGATCAGATCCCCAAGCCGCAGATCCTCGACCGCACGCTGGGGTGGTTCGAGGACGATGGCGTCGCGCTGGTGCAGACGCCGCAGTGGTTCGTCAACGTTCCCCCGAGCGACCCTCTCGGCAGCCAGGCGCCCCTCTTCTATGGCCCGATCCAGCAGTCGAAGGACGGTTGGAACGCCGCCTTCTTCTGCGGCTCCAACGCGATCCTGCGGCGCGAGGCGCTCATGCAGCTGGGCGTGTCGCGATACGTCGACGAGGTCACCCTCGCCGTCAACCGCGGTGTCCGATCGTCGCGCCGCATCCTCACCCGGGCTCGCCAGGAGCACGGCGACGATCCGCGGATCGCGGCGGCGCTCGACGCGGTGGGCGCGGCCCTCGACGAGGTCAAGGTGGAGATCGCCCGCGGCGACGCTCTGGCGGACGTGACCTACGCCTTCCAGGCCCGCATCGATCGGGTGCGCCGCGAACTCACCGATCAGGACCTGGCGAGCGTCCGCGATGAGCTGCGCGCCCTCGCCGAGATCACCGGCGACACCGAAGCGCTCGCGGTCATCGACGAGGTGACCCTCGACGCCCTCGGTGACCGCAGCCTCTCGCCGCTCGGCGCACTGGAATCGATCAGCATGCTGGTCTCGTCGTTCGAGGTCGGCCGCGACGAAGAGGCTCAGGCGATCATGCCGCTGGCCACCATCTCGGTCACCGAGGACATGGCGACCTCCATGCGACTGCACGGCCTCGGCTGGAAATCCGTCTACCACGACGAGGTGCTCGCGGTGGGTTTGGCCCCCGAGGACCTGCCGACCATGCTCACGCAGCGACTGCGCTGGGCGCAGGGCACGATGCAGGTGATGTTCCGCGAGAACCCGCTCGTGCAGCGCGGCCTGAGCTGGGGCCAGCGCATCATGTACTTCGGCACGATGTGGAGCTATCTGGCCGGTTTCGCGGGGCTGGTGTACATCGCCGCGCCGGTGCTGTACCTCTCGTTCGGCGTCATGCCGGTGCAGGCCTGGAGCGTGGACTTCTTCGTCCGCTTCATCCCGTTCTTCGTGCTCAACCAGCTGCTGTTCCTCGTCGTCGCCAACGGCAGACCGACATGGCGCGGCGCGCAGTACTCGCTGGCGCTGTTCCCGGTGTGGATCCGATCCGTGACGACGGCGTTCGGCAACGTCTACCGCGGCCGCGCGCTCGGCTTCTCGGTCACACCCAAGACACGCGCGGCCGAGGGACGTCCCCGGTGGGATCTCGTGCGGCCTCAGCTCATCGCCATGGCCGCGCTGGTGCTCTCGCTCGTCGCGGTCGCCATCCGCTACGCGGTGGGGCAGGCCGAGGGAATCGCGCCGCTCGTCAACATCGTCTGGGTGCTGTACGACCTCATGGTGTTCAGCATCATCATCCGCGCCGTGCTCTACACGCCGCCCTCGGACCTCGAACTGAAGGAGAACTGACCCATGATCGATCTCGATATCGACGTGCGAGACAACGGTCGGGTCGTGCGACCGCACGGCCGCCTCACGATGGTGTCGGCGCGCGAGTTCCGCGAGCGGGTCAACGAGGAGATCAGCGCCGCCCCCGACTCCCTTGTGGTCGTCGACCTGTCGGATCTGCAGTTCATCGAC
It contains:
- a CDS encoding glycosyltransferase, with amino-acid sequence MRRARSATRRMALIRLVIVLAAASGINYIAWRWLASVNWEAWWIAVPLVVAETYSLIDSLIFALGAWRLRERHDAPPITRPVTVDVLVTTYNEPLDLVMRTARAALEIRYPHQTWILDDGDRPELRALAEAEGIGVITRSQAWRDRPRHAKAGNLNNALMVTEGEFLLILDADQIPKPQILDRTLGWFEDDGVALVQTPQWFVNVPPSDPLGSQAPLFYGPIQQSKDGWNAAFFCGSNAILRREALMQLGVSRYVDEVTLAVNRGVRSSRRILTRARQEHGDDPRIAAALDAVGAALDEVKVEIARGDALADVTYAFQARIDRVRRELTDQDLASVRDELRALAEITGDTEALAVIDEVTLDALGDRSLSPLGALESISMLVSSFEVGRDEEAQAIMPLATISVTEDMATSMRLHGLGWKSVYHDEVLAVGLAPEDLPTMLTQRLRWAQGTMQVMFRENPLVQRGLSWGQRIMYFGTMWSYLAGFAGLVYIAAPVLYLSFGVMPVQAWSVDFFVRFIPFFVLNQLLFLVVANGRPTWRGAQYSLALFPVWIRSVTTAFGNVYRGRALGFSVTPKTRAAEGRPRWDLVRPQLIAMAALVLSLVAVAIRYAVGQAEGIAPLVNIVWVLYDLMVFSIIIRAVLYTPPSDLELKEN
- a CDS encoding endo alpha-1,4 polygalactosaminidase — encoded protein: MRRTRRSTFAPPARTAFAAGALLLALTALVGCSSAGTDAAPASTKDAGEVSADASPAVEVVRPPAGAQPDYQLGGAYEPAAGVGIVGRDREAEPAEGRYSICYVNGFQTQPNERQLWDPELLVTVDGEPLVDPDWPDEILLDTSTAEKRDRILALVEPWIRGCAAAGFDAVEFDNLDSFTRSEGLLDIDGNLALASAFVAVAHDAGLAAGQKNAAEHAPLLRDEAGFDFAVVEECAAYSECGDYTAVYGDALIDIEYTDNLPRAWSEICDDPETPRSVVLRDRALTVAGDPEHVAAHC
- a CDS encoding STAS domain-containing protein translates to MIDLDIDVRDNGRVVRPHGRLTMVSAREFRERVNEEISAAPDSLVVVDLSDLQFIDSSGLGALVACLKSARQAGGDLRLAAPTEQITMVLGLTNLDRVLRPRATVEEALGG